In Pikeienuella piscinae, the sequence GCGATCGAGACGGTTGAGGCGTTGGCCGACGCCCTCGGCAAGGCGCTCGACCGCATCCTCGCGGCGTTTCAGGCCGGGCTGAAAGCGGCGGTGAAGATCGCCGGCGCGGTGCTGACCGGCGATTTCGCCGGCGCGCTCCGTATCGCCATCGAGGCGGCCTGCGAGATCGCCGGGATCGACCCGAAACCGATCTTCGGCTTCATGGAGCGCGCCGGCGCGCAACTCACCGCGATCCTGAAAGAGCCGGGCAAGTTCATCAATAATGTGATGACCGCGCTCGGCATGGGCGTGCGCGGCTTTCTCGAACGCATCAAGCAGCATCTGATGACCGGGCTGATCGAATGGCTGACCGGCGCGCTTTCGGTCGTGCCGATCACCCTGCCCGACAAATGGGACATCAAGGGAATATTCAGCCTGGTCGCGCAGATCCTCGGGCTGACCTACGAGAACATCAAGGCGCGGATCATCAGGAAATTCCCGAAGGCCGCGAAGATCTTCGATCTCGTGGAGAAGGGCTTCGCGCTGATCAGGAAGCTGCTCTCGAAGGATTTTAGCGCGCTCTGGGAGGAGGTGAAAGCCTCGCTCGCCAACCTCAAGGATACGGTGATCGCCGGCATCCGGAACTGGGTGATCGTCAACGTGATCAAGGAAGGGGTGGTCTGGCTCCTGAGCCTGATGAACCCGGCCTCGGCGCTGGTGAAGGCGCTGAAGCTGCTCTACGACCTCGTGATGTGGCTGGTGGAGCGCTACGAGCAGATCAAGACCTTCGTAGTGAGCGTCTACGAAGCGGTCGTGAACATCGCCGCCGGCATACTCGGCCCGGCGGCGAAGGCGGTCGAGGCGGCGCTCGGCCGGGCGGTGCCGGTGCTGATCTCGATGTTCGCCGCCGCCATCGGCCTCGGCGGGATCGGCGAGGCGGTGAAAGGCGTGCTCGAGAAGATCTCCGCGCCCATCAACAAGCTGATCGACGCGCTTATCGACCGGGTCGTCGCCTTCGCCAAAAAGATCTGGGGCAAGACCAAGGAGGGCGCGAAGGCGGTCAAGAAGAAGGCGAAGGAGACCGCGGCGAAGGTCAAGGAAAAGATCTTCAACTGGTGGAAGGAGAAGCGCGGCTTCACCTCCAAGGATGGCGGCAAGCACAAGATCTATTACAAGGGAACCGCCGGAAAGGCTGATCTCTGGATCGCTTCGACTCCGTCCAGGATCGAGGCCTTTCTCGCGAAGAAGAAGGCCGACGCGAAGGAGGACGCCGACCAGCGCAAGGTCGCGGGGGACGCGCTGGCGCAATACAAGCTGGTGCTGAAAAGCGAGGCCAAGCTGGAGAAGCTGCGCGCCAAACGGTCGGGAATTCCCGTCTCAGACAAGAAGCGCTACCGCGCCGCGACCAGCGCGGTGGAGTCCGAGATCCGGGTCTTTCGCAACCAGCTCGACGCGCTCAGCAAGATACTCGCCAAGGCGACATTCGAGGATGAGAGCATCATCCAGACGAAGGTGGATCATTCGGGCTCCGGCCAGAAGAACACCCGCGCCCTGCCGCTGACGCATCTCTCGGGCAACACCAAGGGGTCGAGCCCGTCGCAGGACCCGCCGGGCTGGGATCACGCCGTCGCGCTCGACACCAAGCCGGACGGCACGTCGCGCAATCAGTGGGTGCGCGGTCATCTTCTGAACGACAATCTCCACGGCCCCGGCACGAGCGTCAATCTCGTGCCGATCACGCAGAAGATGAACCGGTCGATGGAGACAAAGGTCGAAGGCCCGGCGAAGGCGGCGATCAGGGACAAGGACGCGAAGCTCTACTACAAGGCCGAAGCGAAGTTCTGGTCCGCGCCCGATCCGGTCGGCAAGTTTCCTCAGTCGATCACGGTGGAATGGGGCGAGTCGGAAAAGACCCCCTCCGGCTTCGTGCAGAAGAAGAAGCGGGGCGGCGACACGTTCACCATGCCGACGCAGCCGCCCGCAACCGCCGCCGCCTTCGTTCCATCGATCAACGACGGCAGCCCCGGCCTCCTCCTGAAAGGCATCCGCAAACACGGGCCGACGACGACGAGCTATTTCGTCTCCAACGTGCTTCTGGCGGAATATTCGCCGGCCAATCCGTATTCGTCGAAAACCAACATGCGCCAGCGGCTTTACACCAACAAGATCGCCGAGCTGGAGGCGCTCGGCGGCACGCTGAAAGCCGACCGCAAGACCTATGTCGACGCCACCTACAAGGCGATCACCGTCAATGACGTGCGGGTCTGACCGATGAACAGGATCGACCCGACCGCGCGGGCCTCGAACGCCGCCAATCTCGGCGCGGCCTTCGGTGTCCTCACGCGGCTGATCCGCAGCCGGTTCGGCGGCGAGGATATCGCGCCCGACGGTGCGATCTCGCTCTCCTTTTTCGACGACGGCTCGCCGCTCGGTGATTTCATCCGCGACCGACGGCCGAGTTTCACGGAGTATGTGGTTTTCCTGCTCGCCCTCGCCCCCCACGCGAAGCCGACGCTGCTCGACGCGGAAATTCGCGCCGCACTTCAAAAAGCGGGGGACTTTCCCGAAATCGGCGGCCATCGCGACGCGGAGAGCCGCACCTTCCTGCCGACAGGACAGACCGCGGCCTACCTTCTCGCCGGGAACGATCTCGAGGGCCGATTCAACGTGCAGCGGCTTTTCTCGCCGGATCACTGGTTCGCACGCGAGGGCGCGCTGCGGCTGGAGCCGCCGAAAGAGGGTGCGCCGGCGCTTTCCGGGCGCATCGTCATGGCGCGCGACTGGGTAGAGCGGATGACGCTCGGCGCGGTGGACATCCCGCCCTTCAGCGCCTCCTTCCCGGCCCGGCGAATCGAAACGGCGCTGGACTGGGACGATCTCGTACTGCCCGAATCGGCGCGCGCCCGGCTCGACGAACTGTTGCGCTGGGCGACCCACCGGCGCGCTCTGGAGGAGGACTGGGGTTTCGGCGCGCGGCTCCGTCCCGGCTACCGGGCGCTCTTTCACGGCGCCTCGGGCACCGGCAAGACCTTTGCGTCGACGCTGCTCGGCAAATCCACCGGCCGGGAGGTCTTTCGCGTCGATCTGTCGGTCGTCGTCTCGAAATATATCGGCGAGACGGAAAAGAACCTCTCCAGCCTCTTCGAGGCGGCGCACAGGCGCGACTGGATACTGTTTTTCGACGAGGCCGACGCGCTCTTCGGCAAGAGGACCTCGGTGAAGGACAGCCACGACCGCTACGCCAACCAGGAGGTGAGCTATCTGCTCCAGCGGGTGGAGGAATATGACGGGCTCTGCATTCTCGCCTCGAATCTCCGCGCCAATATCGACGAGGCGTTCCTGCGCCGGTTCAACGCGATCATCCGCTTTCCGGAACCCGGACCGGACGAACGCGCGGAGATCTGGCGGCGCGCCTTGCCGCCACGCGGCGACGACGGGGGACGCGCCGAACTGATCGAAGCGGTGAAAGGCTATGAGCTGACCGGCGGCGGCATCGTCAATGTCGCGCAATTCGCGGCGATCGAGGCGGTCGCGGCGGGTCGGCGCGACGTGACGCTAGAGGATGTCGAGCTTGGCGTCCGGCGCGAGCTGGAAAAGGAGGGCAAGGTTTTTCGAAGCCTCCGCTGACGCCCCGCCGATGGACCACCGCCGCTCGATCCCCTAAACAATCGCCGCGCCGGATGAACACGCGCCGCGAGGAACCGCCATGCCAGCCACCCGCCAGACCGCTTTCATCGCCGGAGAGAGTGCGGCGCGCGTATTCGGCCTCACCCCGCGTGAGCGTCTGACCCGGCAGGCCCTGCAGGCTGGCGTCGACATCACGTCAGACCCGGCGGAGGCCGGCGTCATTCTCTCCGGCGCGCATGTCTACGGCGCCGGGGTGATTTCGGCGCTGGCGAGCGCGGCGCCGGGAACGGCGCTGTCCGATAACACGGGCGCGTTTGCGGGAAGCAGGACCGTGGACGGCGCGCGGGATGCTGCGCGGATCGCGGCGGGCGCGGCGGCGCCGGCGGGCGCGCTTTCCGGCGCCGGCCTCGCCGGGCGATACGACAAGGCGCTGCGAAAACGCGCCGATCCGATGACGAACAGGGTCATCGCGGGCGAAGAGAAGCCCGCCGAGCAGGAAATTTTCGACGCCACCTACAAGGGCGTCACCGATTTCGTCACCAAGCATGTCTGGCCCGTCCCGGCGCTAGCGGCGGTCCGGTTCTGCGTTCGCTTCGGCATCACGCCCAATCAGGTGACGCTGGCGAGCCTCGCGCTCGTCTTGCTGACGTTCTGGCTCTTCTGGACCGGTTCGTTCGCCATCGGCGTCGTGGTCGCCTGGGCGATGACGTTTCTCGATACGGTCGATGGCAAACTCGCCCGCGCCACGCTCACTTCGTCGCGGTTCGGCGACGTGCTCGATCACGGTATCGACCTCATCCATCCGCCGTTCTGGTGGTGGGCCTGGTGGGTTGGCCTTGGCGGGACCGACGCCGGCCTCAACGATGGCGGGCTCGCGCTTGGCGTCATTCTGGCGGGCTATGTCCTTCAGCGGGTGATGGAGGGGATATTCATCGCGCGTTTCGGCATCCACATGCATATCTGGCGCCCTTTCGACAGCTTCTTCCGGAAGATCACCGCGCGCCGAAACCCGAACCTGGCGATCCTAACCGTCGCCGTTCTGCTGGGCGCTCCCGACGCAGGGTTCGTCGCGGTCGCGCTCTGGGTGTTCGTCGGGCTGATCGTGCACGGCGCGCAGATCGCGCAGGGCCTCTTCGCCGCGAAGCGCGGTCCGATCACCTCCTGGCTGGCCGAAGACTGACGGAACGCACCCCCCCGGCGGGCGTGACGAGGCGCGGAAACAAGCCTCTCAAATCCGATTCAACTATCTTCTGTATTGGCTTACGGAAATAGATTTGCGTTTCATTGTTTCTGTAGTCGATTTGCGGACATTTCATGACGTTGCGTGCAATTCTTCCCAGTCGTGGCGGCGGATGGGCCGTCCCGTTTCCGTCAGTTCGGTGCTGGCGGGCCGCCATCTTCATTCTCACGACAGGCTGCGCCTCGGAGATGGTGGAGAACGTGAACCCGAACAGCGAGGTCGCCGCCGCCGCGCGCTAGCAATACAGAACCTTCGTGGTCGAGGCGCAAGAGGATCTCGGGCGAAGGTTTGCGACCGAAGACGGCCGCGTTGTCCCGGCCCCGGACGATCGCGGCTCCGGCGCGGCGCCTATTGGGCGGACCGGATGTCGCAACCGCAGGGCGACGGCGCCAATATCGTCGAACTGGACGTCAACGATCTTCTCGACCGGATGCTCGCCCGTTCCAACCAGCTCAAGGCGTTCTCCGACCTGCCCCTGATCCGCGAGGCCGTCGTCCGCGAGGCCGAGGACAGATGCGACACGTTCATCTTCGGCGAGGCGGATGTCCGGACGGCGGACGACATCCGCTCCAGCACGTTGGAGCCCGGAACCTCCGGCTCCGCCCCCGACAATCTCGAGGAGGACGAGTTCGGCATCGAGGTCGGCCTTCGTCAACCGCTGATTACAGGCGGCGAAGTTCGCCTTTCACAGCGCTTCGGCGGCCGCGACAGCAATTCGGAATTCTTCGTGCCGGACGACCAGGCCGAGAGCGAAATCAGGCTGGAGCTGCGCCAGCCCCTGTTGGAGGGCGCCGGCGTCACCGTCAACTCGGCGCCGATCCAGCTCGCGCAGCTGGAGCGGGACCGCTCCGGCGCGGAGCTTCAGCGCCAGATCGACACCCAGATGCTGGAGGCGCTGCGCACTTACTGGGCGCTGTATTCCGAGCGCAGCCGGGTGCTCCAGCGCCAGCGTCTGATCGCCGATCTCGGCGGAATCTCGGCGCGCCTGTCTTCGCGCGCCGGGTTCAACGCCCTGCCGGGCGAAACGGCGCAGGCGCGCGCCGCGTTGCGCAAGGCCGAGGCGGCGCTGATCCGCGCCCGCGCCGGCGTCGACAATTCCGAGGCGCGGCTGGCCGCGCTGCTGAGCGATGGTTCGCTCTACAGGCGGGATATCGAGATCATCCCCGCCCAGCCGGTGATGGTGGAATTCATCGACGCGCCCCTCGACGATGTATCCATCCTCGCGCTGGAGAACCGGCCCGAAGTGAAGGTGGTGGCGCTGGAGCTGCGCGGCGCGGAAATTCGGACCGAAGTGGCGCGCAACCGCCTGCTACCCGATCTCGATCTTTTCGCCTCGGCCTCCAGCGCCGGGCTGCAGGGCGACTATGACTTCGACAGGGCGTTCGGAAAACAGTTCGGGCAGACCGGCATCGATGCGGCGGTTGGCGTCCGCTTCGAGATTCCGATCGGCAACACCACCGACAAGGCGCGCTATGACCGCCGTCGGGTCGAGGCGCGGCAGCTGACGTCGCGGCTTCGCAATGTCAGCGACTCCGTGCTGCTGGAGACGCAGGTCGCCGTACGCGAGGTCAGAACCTCCTATGAGGAGATGCGCGCGCGCGAAGCCGAACTCTCGGCGATCAATTCCGAACTCAGCGCGCTCCGCTCGTTGGCCGTAAACGGCGCGGAAGGCGGCAGCGCGTTCCTCGCGACGCTGATTTCGAGCTATGAGGACCGCGCCAACGCCGGGGAGCGGCCGATGCTGTCCGCCGTGTCCTACACGCCCGCGCTCTATACGCTTGAGAACGTCGCCGGCACGATGCTTTCAGTGCGCGATATCCGCGCCGAGCGGGTCAACACGAACAATCTCGATTACATCCGTCTGGTGCGCGGGAACGTCCCCCCGCCGCCGGGTGAGAGCGTCAGCCCCGACATTCTCACCGACCCGGATGCGATCCTCGACGCGTCGACCATTCCGAACGCCGTCGATGATGCCGCGCCGGAAGCGGAGTAGTCTGCTCGGCGCTGCGTGTCTCTGCGCGCTTTCCTCGGCCGGCGCGGCGGACGAATGCGCCGCGACAAGCGCGATCGGCTTCGCGGACCCGGCGAAACGCGTGGAGGTCGCGGCGCGCGAGCCCGGCATCATCGCCCGCCAGCACGTGGATGTCGGCGCGCGGGTGACGAAGGGCGATCTTCTGGCTGAACTGGACAAGCGACTCGGTGCGGCGGATGTCGCGTTGGCCCGCGCCCGCGCCGAAGCCGAGGGCCGCATCGCCGCGGCGGAGGCGCGACGGGATCAGACCCGGCGACGAGCCGAAGAGCTCAAGCGTCTGAGCCGCTCAGGCGCCGCGCGCCCGTTCGAGGTCGCGGAGGCCGGGGCTCAACTGACGATCGCCGAAGCCGAACTCCAGACCGTTCTCGACGAACGGCGCGTCGCGCGGCTTGAGCTCGAAAGCGCCGAAGTCCGGCTTGCGCTGCTCGATGTGCGCGCGCCGTTCGATGGCGTTGTGGAGGACATCCTGCGGCGCGAATCCGAACTTGCGGGCGCCGGCGGCGACGCCCGGATTCTTACTCTGGTGGAGACGGACAGCCTGCACGTCGAAATATTCGCGCCGGCCGCATGTCTCGACGATATCGCCATCGGCGATGTCTTGACCGTCGCCGCCGTGCGTTCCGGCGCCGACTTCTCCGCCCGGGTGCGGGAGCTTGGCGGCGAGATCGACGCCGCGACCGGGCTGCGCGGCGTCGTGCTGGAGATCCGAAACGAAAAGACCGGCCTTCTGGTCGGCGAACGCATCAGCCTCGCCCTGCCCCCGGATCCGCGCCCCGGCGAGCGATGAGCCAGCCGCAAAAGCTCTCCAGGGGCGCCCCCAAGCCGCCCGCCGCGCCGCCGCCAAGCGCGCGGATCAGGGCGCTCGCGCCCGGCGCCCCGCTTGACCCTTGCGCGGAGCGCGGCTTTCTCGTTGCGCTGGCCGAGACGGTCGACGCCGAAGCCGCCGCCGTGGTGGTCAATGAGGGCGCGCCGGTCATCCGCAGCATCGCGCTCGACGCCCGCCGCGGCGCTGGAGCTGGCCGCCCGCGCCTTCGGCGGCGCCGGCGAACAGGGCGAGGCGCCGTTGAGGACCGCGCTGAACCAGTATCTGGCGGCGCTCGACGGTGATGCGCCCGAAGACGCCGCCGGCTTCGTCGCGCGGCTGCGCGCGGCGTTCGGCGCCCGACAGGCGGTGCTGGGGAGCTGGGACGGAAAGGTGATCGCTACGGGGCTGGTGATCGGCGCGCTATTCATCCCCCTCCCGGACCGGGTCAGGGACGACGCGCAGCTTGAGCCTGAGGGCCGCCGCTTCGTCGCCGCCAGCTTCTCGGCGGTGCTGCGGCGAACACTGGTCGAGCCGGGCGACAAGGTCGCGGCCGGCGAAGCGCTGGCGGAACTGGAGGGCGAGGCGCTGCGCCTCTCACGCGTCGCCGCCCAGGCCAGGTTCGAGGAAGCGACCCGAAAACACGACGCGGCGCTCGGCGAAAAGCGGCTCGCGGCGGCCGAGCTCGCGCGCGCCGAGGCCGAGGCGGCCGAAGCCGAGCGCGACCTGCTGGACTGGCGCATCGCCCGGCTCGCGCTCGTCTCGCCCGTCGACGGCGTGGTCATCGAGATGCCGCTGCGCGACGCGGACGGCGCGCCCGTGCGCGAAGGCGACGTGATCGCCGAGGTCGCGCCGCTCGATCGCCTGCGGGTGCGCGTCGACCTGCCGATCGGCGACCTGCCGCGCCTGCCGGAGGCGCCGGTGGCCGAGATCACTTTCGACGGCGGGGACTCCGGCGCGCTCGAAGTCCGCGGCCTCTCACCCGCGAGCCGGGTCGAAGCGGCGGAGGAAGAAGGCGTCCTGCCCCTCACCGCGACGATCGACAACCCCGGTGGCGACCTGAGACCGGGACAGAGCGGGGTCGCGCTGATCCGGATCGGGTTCACGCCGCTCGGGATCATCATCTTTAGCGACGCCTGGCGCGCGCTTGAGCGCTGGGCGCTGCGGTGACAGGGGCGGGTGATCCGGTCCTGCGGCGCGAGCTTCGGTTTCGCCGGCGCGCCACGGGCGACACGGTGCTGATCGAAGACCCGATGACCGGCGGCTATTTCGAAACCGACAGGGAAACCTCGAGCTTCGTCCGGCTCCTCGACGGAAGACGCTCGCCGGAGGCGGCGCTAGCACGGCTGCGCCGCGACCTGCCGGACGCCCGCCTCACCGAGGAGGACGCGCCACGACTGCTCGACGAGTTGGACCGCCAGGGCCTGCTGGAGAAGCGCGCCGCCGGCCCGCCGGAGCGGGCGCCGGCCAGGCGGCTCGACGCGGTCTCCCAGAGGTTGCGGCTCGGCGCTTATGACGCCGCTTTCGCGTGCTGCGCGCGGCGCCTCGGCGGGATGCAAAGCTGGGCGACGCTGCCGTTCTGGCTGCTTCTGCTCGCGGCGGCGCTCGGCGCGCTGGCCGGGAGTTGGGACCGCTTCGCTTTCGAGATCGGACGGTTGATCGCCGTCGACTCCGTGATCTGGCTCTGGCTCGCCTGGCTGCTCAGCGAGGCGTGGCATGAGTTCCAGCATGGTCTCACCGCCCGGCGCTACGGCGTGGCAGTGCGCGAGGTCGGGCTGCTCTTCGTCATCTTCCTGCCATTGGGCGCCTATGTCGACGTGACCGGCGTCTGGCGCGTCGACAACCGCTGGAAGCGGCTTCACATCACCCTCGCCGGCATCCTCGGTGAACTGGCGCTCGGCGCGGCGGCGCTCCTGCTCTGGACGCAAACACCGACCGGCGAGTTGAGCGCGTTTCTCCAGTCCCTTGTGGTGGCGACGACGGTCAGCACGCTGCTTTTCAACGCGAGCCCGCTGATGCGCTTCGACGGTTATCACGCGCTCGTCGATCTCTTCGACGCGCCCAATCTCTATCAGCGGAGCGCCAGCGCGATCCGTGCGCAGGCGGTGCGCGCGATTTCGGGCGCGCGCACGACGACGCCGGAGCCGCGCGGCGTGATGATTTACGGCTGGCTGTCCTTCGCCTGGCGCATGAGGGTGATGGTGACGTTGACGGTTCTCGCGGCGCATCTGGCGTTCGGTTTTGGCGTCGCGCTCGGCGCGCTCGTCATCTGGCGTATGGCCATCGTTCCGCTCGGCCGGCTCGTCGCGCTGATCTGGCGGCTGGAGCCCGGCGCGCGGCGCGTGGCGGCGTTCCGGCTCGCGGCGGCGCTCGGCGCGGGCGCGATGCTCTGGTTCGCGCCGGCGCCGGTTTTCCTGCGCGCGCCCGGACTTGTGGAGTTGCGGGACGCGGTTCAGTTGCGGGCGACGAGCCCGGGAGAGGTCGTCCGGCTCTTCGTCGCGGACGGCCAGAGGGTCGCGGAGGGGGACCCGATCATGACCCTCGAAAACCCCCAGATCCGCTCGCAGGCGCGCAATCTGTCGGCTGAGCGCGCCAAGCTGGAAATCCAGCTCGCGGTCGCCCAGAGCGACGGCGCGCTCGCCGCGGCGAGCGACTTTCGACGCCGGATCGTTACGCTGGACAGCGAGATCGAGGAACTGGAGACGCGAATCGCGGGGCTTTCGATCACGGCGCCCAGCGCCGGGGTGTTTTTCCGCCGCGACTTCGACTCGCTGCTCGGCGCCTGGATCAATCG encodes:
- a CDS encoding TolC family protein, coding for MSQPQGDGANIVELDVNDLLDRMLARSNQLKAFSDLPLIREAVVREAEDRCDTFIFGEADVRTADDIRSSTLEPGTSGSAPDNLEEDEFGIEVGLRQPLITGGEVRLSQRFGGRDSNSEFFVPDDQAESEIRLELRQPLLEGAGVTVNSAPIQLAQLERDRSGAELQRQIDTQMLEALRTYWALYSERSRVLQRQRLIADLGGISARLSSRAGFNALPGETAQARAALRKAEAALIRARAGVDNSEARLAALLSDGSLYRRDIEIIPAQPVMVEFIDAPLDDVSILALENRPEVKVVALELRGAEIRTEVARNRLLPDLDLFASASSAGLQGDYDFDRAFGKQFGQTGIDAAVGVRFEIPIGNTTDKARYDRRRVEARQLTSRLRNVSDSVLLETQVAVREVRTSYEEMRAREAELSAINSELSALRSLAVNGAEGGSAFLATLISSYEDRANAGERPMLSAVSYTPALYTLENVAGTMLSVRDIRAERVNTNNLDYIRLVRGNVPPPPGESVSPDILTDPDAILDASTIPNAVDDAAPEAE
- a CDS encoding CDP-alcohol phosphatidyltransferase family protein; the encoded protein is MPATRQTAFIAGESAARVFGLTPRERLTRQALQAGVDITSDPAEAGVILSGAHVYGAGVISALASAAPGTALSDNTGAFAGSRTVDGARDAARIAAGAAAPAGALSGAGLAGRYDKALRKRADPMTNRVIAGEEKPAEQEIFDATYKGVTDFVTKHVWPVPALAAVRFCVRFGITPNQVTLASLALVLLTFWLFWTGSFAIGVVVAWAMTFLDTVDGKLARATLTSSRFGDVLDHGIDLIHPPFWWWAWWVGLGGTDAGLNDGGLALGVILAGYVLQRVMEGIFIARFGIHMHIWRPFDSFFRKITARRNPNLAILTVAVLLGAPDAGFVAVALWVFVGLIVHGAQIAQGLFAAKRGPITSWLAED
- a CDS encoding efflux RND transporter periplasmic adaptor subunit; the protein is MRARRSSAASRSTPAAALELAARAFGGAGEQGEAPLRTALNQYLAALDGDAPEDAAGFVARLRAAFGARQAVLGSWDGKVIATGLVIGALFIPLPDRVRDDAQLEPEGRRFVAASFSAVLRRTLVEPGDKVAAGEALAELEGEALRLSRVAAQARFEEATRKHDAALGEKRLAAAELARAEAEAAEAERDLLDWRIARLALVSPVDGVVIEMPLRDADGAPVREGDVIAEVAPLDRLRVRVDLPIGDLPRLPEAPVAEITFDGGDSGALEVRGLSPASRVEAAEEEGVLPLTATIDNPGGDLRPGQSGVALIRIGFTPLGIIIFSDAWRALERWALR
- a CDS encoding efflux RND transporter periplasmic adaptor subunit codes for the protein MMPRRKRSSLLGAACLCALSSAGAADECAATSAIGFADPAKRVEVAAREPGIIARQHVDVGARVTKGDLLAELDKRLGAADVALARARAEAEGRIAAAEARRDQTRRRAEELKRLSRSGAARPFEVAEAGAQLTIAEAELQTVLDERRVARLELESAEVRLALLDVRAPFDGVVEDILRRESELAGAGGDARILTLVETDSLHVEIFAPAACLDDIAIGDVLTVAAVRSGADFSARVRELGGEIDAATGLRGVVLEIRNEKTGLLVGERISLALPPDPRPGER
- a CDS encoding ATP-binding protein, producing the protein MNRIDPTARASNAANLGAAFGVLTRLIRSRFGGEDIAPDGAISLSFFDDGSPLGDFIRDRRPSFTEYVVFLLALAPHAKPTLLDAEIRAALQKAGDFPEIGGHRDAESRTFLPTGQTAAYLLAGNDLEGRFNVQRLFSPDHWFAREGALRLEPPKEGAPALSGRIVMARDWVERMTLGAVDIPPFSASFPARRIETALDWDDLVLPESARARLDELLRWATHRRALEEDWGFGARLRPGYRALFHGASGTGKTFASTLLGKSTGREVFRVDLSVVVSKYIGETEKNLSSLFEAAHRRDWILFFDEADALFGKRTSVKDSHDRYANQEVSYLLQRVEEYDGLCILASNLRANIDEAFLRRFNAIIRFPEPGPDERAEIWRRALPPRGDDGGRAELIEAVKGYELTGGGIVNVAQFAAIEAVAAGRRDVTLEDVELGVRRELEKEGKVFRSLR
- a CDS encoding site-2 protease family protein translates to MTGAGDPVLRRELRFRRRATGDTVLIEDPMTGGYFETDRETSSFVRLLDGRRSPEAALARLRRDLPDARLTEEDAPRLLDELDRQGLLEKRAAGPPERAPARRLDAVSQRLRLGAYDAAFACCARRLGGMQSWATLPFWLLLLAAALGALAGSWDRFAFEIGRLIAVDSVIWLWLAWLLSEAWHEFQHGLTARRYGVAVREVGLLFVIFLPLGAYVDVTGVWRVDNRWKRLHITLAGILGELALGAAALLLWTQTPTGELSAFLQSLVVATTVSTLLFNASPLMRFDGYHALVDLFDAPNLYQRSASAIRAQAVRAISGARTTTPEPRGVMIYGWLSFAWRMRVMVTLTVLAAHLAFGFGVALGALVIWRMAIVPLGRLVALIWRLEPGARRVAAFRLAAALGAGAMLWFAPAPVFLRAPGLVELRDAVQLRATSPGEVVRLFVADGQRVAEGDPIMTLENPQIRSQARNLSAERAKLEIQLAVAQSDGALAAASDFRRRIVTLDSEIEELETRIAGLSITAPSAGVFFRRDFDSLLGAWINRGDLIAEFADPKRLDARVWLTPEDARRLRREPDGLRLLSDGAPPPGVPVRLSRIEPSATTDLPPAAITAEGGGPLLVLADQEERRLAETCVEATFTPAATTPGWPPGAPGTLSAPTRWRRFGGIALEWIGEVDLLGPASWNFSSR